In one window of Saprospiraceae bacterium DNA:
- a CDS encoding HmuY family protein: MKWYLKLMTLGLLTFIISCDEDDDPAVSGVLSVQVNNLPADPPTGYDPNTGAPIGTTNKYSFFRFSDSTIVAGIDSATTKWDIGFRAQDIIVNSGSSGPGSAAAFTFTGLFNELDSVPADSIFKQDQLGSLAIGRTWYNYDPVAMVLIPKPGRVIVIRTADNKYVKMEILSYYKDSPASPKFTDPARYYSFRYVYQKDGTTSFK; this comes from the coding sequence ATGAAATGGTATTTAAAATTGATGACACTCGGATTGTTGACTTTTATTATTTCCTGTGATGAAGATGATGATCCTGCGGTAAGTGGAGTATTATCTGTGCAAGTGAACAATTTACCTGCAGATCCTCCAACGGGGTATGATCCGAATACCGGAGCGCCTATTGGTACAACGAATAAGTATAGTTTCTTCCGGTTTTCAGACAGCACCATTGTCGCTGGAATCGATAGCGCAACAACCAAATGGGATATTGGATTCAGAGCTCAGGACATTATTGTGAATTCAGGATCCAGTGGGCCGGGCAGTGCAGCTGCTTTTACATTTACAGGTTTATTTAATGAACTGGATTCAGTTCCGGCAGACAGCATATTCAAACAAGATCAGCTTGGGTCTCTGGCTATTGGAAGAACCTGGTATAATTACGATCCCGTGGCTATGGTGTTGATTCCAAAACCCGGAAGAGTAATTGTTATCCGAACTGCTGACAATAAATACGTCAAGATGGAAATCCTGAGTTATTACAAAGACTCACCGGCAAGTCCGAAATTTACGGATCCGGCAAGGTATTATTCATTCAGATATGTGTATCAGAAGGATGGAACTACGAGTTTTAAATAA